In Poecilia reticulata strain Guanapo linkage group LG17, Guppy_female_1.0+MT, whole genome shotgun sequence, the following proteins share a genomic window:
- the e2f5 gene encoding transcription factor E2F5 — MLVLLREKMELERTVTVRSTSSRHEKSLGLLTMKFVSLLQEAKDGVLDLKVAADSLAVKQKRRIYDITNVLEGVGLIEKKNKNIIQWRGQNNGSPSQEMLEQIRVLKAHIAELEVQEKELDDQKAWVEEDIKHLTHDPDVRAYKFVTHEDICNSFSGDTLLAVVAPSGTQLEVPLPERSKSGQKKYQVNLRSHSAPIQVMLINRESGSRVPVVFPVPPTDDVCLMPTPPSTPASLQKFPLLNCAATTPNPTSSCCSQDSVSSDQQMVLPDLEEELTPSSTPGDVQMECHSXSAAVVLEQHQIDLEDPEFQSVLDVSSLLRLSAGADSMRDDREGAVDLIDELMSSNGIDYSFNLDDGAGVCDLFDVQILNY; from the exons ATGCTGGTCCTGTTAAG AGAGAAGATGGAGTTGGAAAGGACGGTGACTGTACGCTCGACCTCGAGTCGCCATGAAAAAAGTTTGGGGCTCCTCACGATGAAGTTTGTCAGTCTTCTGCAAGAAGCTAAGGATGGCGTTCTTGATTTAAAAGTG GCTGCAGACAGTTTGGCAGTGAAGCAGAAGAGGAGGATTTATGACATCACGAACGTCCTGGAAGGTGTGGGGCTAAtcgagaagaaaaacaagaacataatcCAGTGGAG GGGGCAGAACAACGGGAGCCCAAGTCAGGAGATGTTGGAGCAGATCAGAGTTTTAAAAGCCCACATCGCTGAGCTCGAGGTTCAAGAGAAGGAGCTGGATGACCAGAAGGCCTGGGTGGAAGAGGACATCAAACACCTCACCCATGATCCAGACGTCCGTGC CTATAAATTTGTGACGCACGAGGACATCTGCAATTCTTTTAGTGGAGACACTCTTCTGGCTGTTGTGGCTCCCTCTGGAACCCAGCTGGAGGTGCCACTTCCTGAAAGG AGTAAAAGTGGTCAGAAGAAATACCAAGTGAACCTGMGGAGCCACTCTGCTCCCATCCAAGTGATGCTCATCAACAGAGAGTCCGGCTCCAGAGTCCCTGTGGTCTTTCCTGTTCCACCCACTGACGACGTTTGTCTGATGCCAACCCCGCCCAGCACGCCCGCCAGCCTGCAGAAGTTCCCCCTCCTAAACTGTGCTGCCACTACCCCCAACCccacctcctcctgctgcagccagGACTCCGTCTCCTCAGACCAGCAGATGGTGCTGCCAGACCTTGAGGAAGAGCTCACTCCATCTTCCACCCCTGGTGACGTGCAGATGG AGTGCCACAGCGRGTCGGCAGCAGTCGTGTTGGAGCAGCATCAAATAGACCTGGAGGATCCAGAGTTCCAGTCCGTTCTGGACGTTAGCAGCCTGCTGCGGCTCAGCGCAGGCGCTGACAGCATGAGGGACGACCGAGAGG GAGCTGTTGACCTTATTGATGAACTAATGTCTTCTAATG GTATAGACTACAGCTTCAATCTGGATGACGGTGCAGGAGTGTGTGACCTGTTTGATGTGCAGATCCTCAATTACTGA
- the ackr4a gene encoding atypical chemokine receptor 4, giving the protein MLHHKSNQGDPVLQSTESRRVKSRKPTAKSKHTTMDVSHEVDYYYHENTSFNYSYEDYPALCEKGDVRSFAAFFLPIMYSVCLVAGLTGNILVLAIYAYHKRLKTMTDSFLSHLAVADLLLLFTLPFWAADAARGWELGNAVCRIVSACYTLNFTCCMLLLACISLDRYLAVLRVQGGADRGRLQQLFNRRHCWKWCSAVWGTAFLLGLPDLIFSEVVWTSNRNVCVAIYPSSMARSGKAVLEVAEVLLGFLLPLLVMVICYWSVCRALRNLPIESRGKKWRALRVLLIVVGVFVVTQLPYNVLKLHRAVDSVYIFVTHCQTSKVLDQATQVAESLALIHCCINPILYAFMGSSFRQHMMKVAKKFEQKRRKRSRRTRETPADGEEMDMSFNSHSATQETNSFSV; this is encoded by the exons ATGCTGCACCATAAATCGAATCAAGGCGACCCAGTTCTGCAGAGCACAGAGAGCAGACGtgtgaaaagcagaaaaccTACAGCTAAATCCAAACACA CAACCATGGATGTCTCACATGAGGTTGACTACTACTACCACGAAAACACCAGCTTCAACTACAGCTACGAGGATTACCCCGCCCTGTGCGAGAAGGGCGATGTCCGGTCCTTCGCAGCYTTCTTCCTCCCCATCATGTACAGTGTGTGTCTGGTTGCGGGACTGACGGGAAACATTCTGGTCCTGGCCATCTACGCCTACCACAAACGGCTGAAGACCATGACGGACTCTTTCCTGAGCCACTTGGCCGTGGCCGActtgctgctcctcttcacGCTGCCTTTCTGGGCTGCTGACGCCGCCAGGGGCTGGGAGTTGGGGAACGCCGTCTGTAGGATCGTGTCGGCCTGCTACACGTTGAACTTCACCTGCTGCATGCTGCTGTTGGCCTGCATCAGCCTGGACCGCTACCTGGCGGTTCTCAGAGTGCAGGGCGGAGCGGACAGAGGCAGactgcagcagcttttcaaCAGGAGGCATTGCTGGAAGTGGTGCTCAGCCGTCTGGGGAACGGCCTTCCTGCTCGGTCTGCCTGATTTAATCTTCTCAGAAGTGGTGTGGACATCCAATAGGAACGTCTGCGTAGCCATCTACCCTTCGTCTATGGCTCGGAGTGGTAAGGCTGTGCTGGAGGTGGCCGAGGTGCTGCTGGGATTCCTTCTTCCCCTCCTGGTCATGGTGATCTGCTACTGGTCTGTCTGCCGAGCGCTGAGAAACCTTCCCATCGAGAGCCGAGGCAAGAAGTGGAGAGCCCTGCGTGTCCTCCTAATAGTAGTGGGGGTGTTTGTTGTCACTCAGCTGCCATACAACGTGTTAAAACTGCACCGCGCCGTAGATTCAGTGTACATTTTTGTAACCCATTGCCAGACAAGCAAGGTACTGGATCAGGCGACCCAGGTGGCGGAAAGCCTGGCTCTCATTCACTGCTGCATCAACCCGATCCTCTACGCCTTCATGGGTTCCTCCTTCAGGCARCATATGATGAAAGTCGCTAAGAAGTTTGAACaaaagagaaggaagaggagccGGAGGACACGAGAGACTCCAGCGGATGGTGAAGAGATGGACATGTCGTTTAACTCTCATAGCGCAACCCAGGAGACAAACTCMTTCTCAGTTTGA